In the Halorubrum ruber genome, CGCCGACTTCCCCGGGAAGGGGTTCGTGAAGTCGGTGGTCAACACCGGAATGGGATTTCCCAGCGTGGTCGTGGGGTTAGTCGTGCTGTTCGCGGTCTCCAACCAGGGGCCGCTCGGGTCTCTCGAACTGATCTTCACTCGCGAGGCAATGATCATGTCGCAGTTCGTCCTCGCCACGCCCCCGATCACGGCGATCAGCCTCGCGGCCGTGGGCGGCGTGGACGACGGGGTCCGCGACGCCGCCCGCGTCCTCGGCGGCACGCGCGTCGACGTGGCGCTGGTCGTCGTCAAGGAGGCGCGGTACGGGATCGCGACCGCGGTGCTCGCCGGCTTCGGCCGGGCGATCAGCGAGGTCGGGTCGGTGCTCATCGTCGGCGGGAACATCACGAGCGCGTCCGGCATCTCGAAGACCCGGACGCTGACGACGGCCATCCAGCTCGAAGCGCGGCAGGGCCAGTACGAGACGGCCATGGTTCTTGGCGCCGTGTTGGTCACCCTCGTGTTGACCGTCAACGCGATTGTCGTCCGCTTCGGCGACCGGGGGGTGACCGGCTGATGCTCCGCGCGACGGACGTGTCCCTGTCGTACGACGAGGAGGCCGTGTTCCGCGACCTCTCGATCGAGGTCGGCGAGGGTGAGGTCGTCGCTGTCATCGGCCCCTCCGGCGTCGGCAAGACGACGCTGCTCCGGACGCTCGCGCTCGCGCTCGAACCCGACGAGGGTGCCGTGACGCTCGACGGGACCGACGCGTGGGCGGTCGACGAGGCCGAGCGACTCGCGCTGCGCCGCCGCGTCGGGATGGTGTTCCAGGAGGCGAGCCTCTTCGACGGGACGGTCGCGCGAAACGTCGAGTACGGGCTTCGGGTCCGGCGCTCGTGGAGCGACCGGCTCGCCTCGGTGCTCCGGCTGAACGGCGCCGCCGACGCGGTCCACGAGTCCCTGGAGGTCGTCGGGCTGGCGGACAAGACCGACCAGCCGGCCGACTCGCTCTCTGGCGGCGAGGCCCAGCGCGTGTCGTTCGCCCGCGCGCTGGCGTACGAGCCGGACGCCCTGCTGCTCGACGAGCCCACGTCGGACCTCGACCCGCGGAACACGGCCGTCATCGAGGAGGCGATCGGCGAGGCGAGAGACAGGGGGATCGGCGTCGTCGTGGCGACCCACGACATGCACCAGGCTGAGCGCGTCGCGGATCGCGTCGCAGTGCTGTTGGACGACGGCATCTCGGAGATCGGGCCGACGGAGTCCATCTTCGAGGATCCCGAGAACGAGCGCACCCGGAAGTTCATCTCGGGCGAACTGGTGTACTAATAAATATCGAGGAGTGACGGGAGCCGAGTCGGATCCGGCGATCTGAGATAGGTGATCGACGACGCTGCGGCGAATACCTCCAGAGCCACGGCCGTTCACTTATAAATGACTGACTATGGATCGACCGTGAACACCGCCAAAGTCCCATTCACTCGTTTATAAATGATTGACTATGGATCGGCGGAGAACACCGTCAAAGGGGCAGTCGCGAGGACTCGGGGGCCTTGCTGCGCTCCTCGCTCACTTCGTTCGCTGCGGTGCTTGCTGCGGCCGCCTTCGCCCTCGCGACTGCCCCTTTGAGCCCCACCCGACCGCAACCGCACAGCACCTCACGCCTCCCCAGCCTCGTCGCTGGCACCCTCCGCTCCGCTCCGGGAGCCAGCGACTCCCTCGCGCGTGCTCCTCGCGGCCGCCTTCGGCGGCCACTCGGAGGCACGCGCCACCGCGCCGGTTATTTATAAGCGATCGACACCGCCGCTTCAGACGTCGAAGTCGAGTTCGACCGCATCGCCCGCGTCGGCGTCGCCCGAATCGACGACCGCGTCGTCGGCCGCGAACCCGTCGTGGAGGTGGTCGTAGGTGCGCTCTATCGCCTCCACGATCACCTTCGTGTCGCCGGTGACGGGC is a window encoding:
- a CDS encoding ABC transporter permease, producing MLESTTGLAPALLDVSFRDGYVGSVIAVSLYVSLTAVALSTLVSVPAAVAIGLADFPGKGFVKSVVNTGMGFPSVVVGLVVLFAVSNQGPLGSLELIFTREAMIMSQFVLATPPITAISLAAVGGVDDGVRDAARVLGGTRVDVALVVVKEARYGIATAVLAGFGRAISEVGSVLIVGGNITSASGISKTRTLTTAIQLEARQGQYETAMVLGAVLVTLVLTVNAIVVRFGDRGVTG
- a CDS encoding phosphate ABC transporter ATP-binding protein, translating into MLRATDVSLSYDEEAVFRDLSIEVGEGEVVAVIGPSGVGKTTLLRTLALALEPDEGAVTLDGTDAWAVDEAERLALRRRVGMVFQEASLFDGTVARNVEYGLRVRRSWSDRLASVLRLNGAADAVHESLEVVGLADKTDQPADSLSGGEAQRVSFARALAYEPDALLLDEPTSDLDPRNTAVIEEAIGEARDRGIGVVVATHDMHQAERVADRVAVLLDDGISEIGPTESIFEDPENERTRKFISGELVY